The following are from one region of the Patescibacteria group bacterium genome:
- a CDS encoding ABC transporter ATP-binding protein has product MIRVQEVIRTYGEGESEFKALKGVSFALKEGENLAILGKSGSGKSTLMHALAGLDRPSSGRIIIKDKDLWSRSQKDIDLYRSQDVGFVFQDFYLQNEETVLENVMVPLEINGDTDRKEKAMEALKVLEIDDKANNKANQLSGGQKQRVCIARAIVGKPSIIFADEPTGNLDSKTSERVEDILFNIHKKFNTTLIVVTHDKELSDKFSNSITLKDGEITSHTGEGIQI; this is encoded by the coding sequence ATGATACGTGTACAAGAGGTAATTCGCACCTATGGCGAGGGCGAGTCCGAATTTAAAGCCTTAAAAGGCGTGTCTTTTGCTTTGAAAGAAGGCGAGAATCTTGCTATATTGGGCAAGTCCGGTTCCGGAAAATCGACATTGATGCATGCGTTGGCCGGCTTAGATCGTCCTTCATCCGGGAGAATAATAATCAAAGATAAAGACCTCTGGTCCCGATCGCAAAAAGACATCGATCTCTATCGCAGTCAAGATGTCGGGTTTGTATTCCAGGATTTCTATTTACAGAACGAAGAAACAGTTCTTGAAAACGTCATGGTACCGCTTGAGATAAACGGTGATACTGACAGAAAAGAAAAAGCGATGGAAGCTTTAAAAGTTTTGGAGATTGATGACAAAGCAAATAATAAGGCGAATCAGCTTTCCGGCGGACAAAAACAGCGCGTTTGCATCGCCAGGGCAATTGTCGGCAAACCTTCAATTATATTTGCTGATGAACCGACCGGTAATCTGGACTCCAAAACCAGCGAACGGGTTGAAGATATTTTGTTCAACATTCACAAAAAATTTAATACAACCCTGATCGTTGTAACACATGACAAAGAATTATCTGATAAATTTTCAAATAGTATAACACTGAAGGACGGCGAAATAACCAGCCACACAGGCGAAGGGATTCAAATATGA